From the genome of Solidesulfovibrio carbinolicus, one region includes:
- a CDS encoding YagK/YfjJ domain-containing protein, translating to MFTGNHVLDELKSDYQYTDNILQRLIELLEFYTSIHGKALVVRFDLKYPESYRYVYSNDDIMKFSAYIVQFYKHQGYDPFYMWVREQETGLHPHYHFLILLNGNNVRSYHYVFETAKSIWGNILGVSPLGLVDHCTKGKNGTHHENGILLVRASGNYYQRCSDVLRQVSYMAKIEGKGDYLDGVRDFGMSRLYRR from the coding sequence ATGTTCACGGGCAACCATGTCCTCGACGAGTTGAAGAGCGACTACCAGTATACAGACAATATACTTCAAAGATTGATAGAGCTGTTAGAGTTTTATACCAGTATCCATGGTAAAGCATTGGTAGTCAGATTTGACTTGAAATATCCAGAGAGCTACAGGTATGTGTACTCCAATGATGACATCATGAAATTCTCAGCATATATTGTTCAGTTTTACAAACACCAAGGGTACGATCCGTTTTACATGTGGGTAAGAGAACAAGAGACTGGTCTTCATCCTCACTACCATTTCTTGATCTTGCTCAATGGAAACAATGTTCGATCCTATCACTATGTGTTTGAGACTGCCAAGTCCATTTGGGGCAATATATTGGGGGTGTCTCCTCTGGGACTAGTTGATCACTGTACCAAGGGAAAAAATGGTACTCATCATGAAAATGGTATCTTGCTTGTCAGAGCTAGTGGCAACTACTATCAAAGATGTTCTGATGTTTTGAGACAGGTCTCGTATATGGCTAAGATTGAGGGTAAGGGAGACTACCTAGATGGAGTGAGGGATTTTGGTATGTCACGGTTGTACCGTCGTTGA
- a CDS encoding DEAD/DEAH box helicase codes for MSLALIHTPNAAGVLFQVLKTSLLGRRTILSPHEWKSTELGSLSSPVSMLWRALDEIDPATLPGDEEGRQAPAATLEGTGIQFTHQHVASLGQAQAHLLGLPPCTPLCLSIQSRGIISQDDFNLDAAWLNPQGQRAIGALRVGSMIQHKGVWQRLPKTLYDLASAIDACNEVPPGDQDERRRQLARLTASLPQQAKDKVERDGYLDSLRVYHAAALSLRLKTSRAAFDVEPVLFGSRRHGAKDLWDSLQDEEAIQEIATTLPLESEALLPPALHDHFAKDFMTTYPQVRSSYVLGDNRYVFIEPVVREALALVKDVQQASPEMRRDFARNPQRYFQERLGERFGETVVEAMFVVTQEYSQRVVGLGLWIPTILPWVKRSPNTWRPESYGLQVEDKSVTFGSPEAVAAAIREMKAAMERGQPSVDIQDVAIPAAQPTLDALNSIANLLNPVTEPEVPAAPLEPAVETKAGAGPIFIEVAENVEENQYCSFRTRVPVEPHYRLPHALHTPLKPHQQEALDWLIGMWSSGTSGALLADDMGLGKTLASLAFLAWLQERRLDLGCSRKPILIVAPTSLIGNWQQEVSIHLDERGLGNCIEAHGPQIRRLRLLEGRDVDSGSARLDVPRLQEADWVLTTYETLRDYHHSFAVIPWSAVVFDEMQKAKNPASQITRAVKTLRADFSLGLTGTPIENSLADLWSIMDVLLPGFLVVLKEFMASYAEADMETLRQLKAKLEGAGQTVFRPMLRRMKNDTLQGLPTKTEHVEHSTMPPRQAQAYENALRKHGQGGAGSGLQLLLALRLVSLHPEAPDAWIQAGDAYIGWSARLTRTMDLLDTIYSQREKALIFLESLELQAVLAVKLKERYRLGCLPFVINGKVPGAVRQQYVQAFQENRGVFDVMILSPRAGGVGLTLTAANHVIHLSRWWNPAIEDQCTDRIYRIGQDKDVHVYYPMAIHSQPHLRDFSFDLRLHELLEHKRKTSKDILLPPEDGHEAEHLTKGVIPIHVETH; via the coding sequence ATGTCACTCGCACTGATCCATACCCCCAATGCTGCAGGCGTCTTGTTTCAGGTGCTCAAGACCAGCCTGCTTGGGCGGCGTACGATCCTTTCACCGCACGAATGGAAGAGCACTGAACTGGGATCGCTGTCCTCTCCCGTGTCCATGCTTTGGCGCGCCCTGGACGAGATCGATCCAGCCACGTTGCCCGGCGATGAGGAAGGACGCCAAGCCCCGGCGGCCACGCTCGAGGGGACAGGCATCCAGTTTACCCATCAACATGTTGCCAGCCTGGGGCAGGCCCAAGCCCACCTGCTCGGCCTGCCGCCGTGCACCCCACTGTGCTTGTCCATCCAAAGTCGCGGCATCATAAGCCAGGATGACTTCAATCTGGACGCAGCTTGGCTCAACCCCCAGGGACAACGGGCCATCGGGGCGCTCCGTGTCGGCTCTATGATCCAGCACAAGGGCGTTTGGCAGCGCCTGCCAAAGACACTATATGACCTAGCCTCAGCCATCGACGCCTGCAATGAAGTGCCCCCGGGGGACCAGGACGAACGCCGCCGTCAACTGGCCCGCCTGACCGCCTCCCTACCGCAGCAGGCCAAGGATAAGGTGGAGCGCGACGGCTATCTGGACAGCCTGAGAGTCTACCATGCTGCGGCCCTGTCCCTGCGGCTCAAGACGTCCAGGGCGGCGTTCGATGTTGAACCCGTGCTCTTTGGCAGCAGACGTCATGGAGCCAAGGATTTGTGGGATTCCCTGCAGGACGAGGAAGCTATTCAGGAAATAGCGACCACCCTTCCCCTGGAGAGCGAGGCGCTCCTGCCGCCAGCCCTCCATGACCACTTTGCCAAAGATTTCATGACTACCTATCCCCAAGTTCGTTCATCCTACGTGCTAGGCGACAACCGCTACGTTTTCATTGAGCCGGTGGTCCGCGAGGCCCTGGCGCTGGTCAAGGACGTACAACAAGCCTCGCCCGAGATGCGGCGTGACTTTGCCCGGAACCCACAACGGTATTTCCAGGAACGTCTGGGCGAACGTTTCGGTGAAACAGTGGTGGAGGCCATGTTCGTGGTCACCCAAGAATACTCACAGCGCGTGGTGGGCCTTGGCCTGTGGATTCCCACCATCCTGCCCTGGGTTAAACGATCACCGAATACCTGGCGTCCTGAGTCCTATGGATTACAGGTTGAAGACAAGAGCGTGACCTTTGGCAGTCCCGAAGCTGTCGCCGCCGCCATCAGGGAGATGAAGGCCGCCATGGAACGAGGCCAGCCGAGTGTGGACATACAGGACGTGGCCATTCCCGCTGCGCAGCCGACACTGGACGCCCTAAACAGCATCGCCAATCTGCTCAACCCGGTTACTGAACCGGAAGTCCCTGCCGCGCCACTTGAGCCGGCAGTCGAGACAAAGGCGGGGGCAGGCCCAATTTTTATCGAAGTAGCCGAGAATGTGGAGGAGAATCAGTACTGCTCCTTCCGCACGCGTGTACCCGTGGAACCACACTACCGCCTACCCCACGCCCTACACACGCCACTTAAGCCCCATCAACAGGAAGCCCTGGACTGGTTGATCGGGATGTGGTCGAGCGGAACAAGTGGAGCGCTATTGGCTGACGACATGGGCCTGGGCAAGACCCTGGCCTCCCTGGCCTTTCTGGCCTGGCTTCAAGAGCGTCGCCTGGATCTTGGGTGCAGTCGCAAGCCAATTCTAATCGTGGCTCCCACAAGTCTCATCGGCAACTGGCAGCAAGAGGTGAGCATCCATCTCGACGAGCGGGGTCTTGGCAACTGCATTGAGGCGCATGGCCCGCAAATCCGCCGCCTGCGACTGCTTGAGGGACGCGATGTTGACAGCGGCTCCGCTCGCCTTGATGTCCCGCGCCTGCAAGAGGCCGACTGGGTGTTAACCACTTACGAGACCCTCCGCGACTACCATCACAGTTTTGCGGTCATTCCCTGGAGCGCGGTGGTCTTTGACGAAATGCAAAAAGCCAAGAATCCAGCGTCCCAAATCACCAGGGCGGTCAAGACGCTACGCGCGGATTTCAGCCTGGGCCTGACAGGTACGCCCATAGAAAATTCCCTGGCTGACCTCTGGTCGATCATGGATGTCCTGCTGCCAGGATTCCTGGTGGTTCTTAAGGAGTTCATGGCTTCGTACGCCGAGGCAGACATGGAGACGCTACGCCAGCTCAAGGCAAAGCTTGAGGGGGCTGGGCAAACGGTGTTTCGCCCCATGCTGCGTCGCATGAAAAATGACACACTCCAGGGCCTCCCCACAAAAACAGAACATGTGGAACACTCGACTATGCCCCCACGTCAAGCCCAGGCCTATGAGAACGCTCTGCGGAAACATGGCCAGGGTGGAGCCGGGTCCGGGCTGCAACTCCTACTTGCACTACGCTTGGTCAGCCTTCACCCAGAAGCTCCGGATGCCTGGATCCAAGCCGGGGATGCATACATCGGCTGGTCGGCCCGTCTGACTCGGACCATGGATCTGCTGGATACGATTTACAGCCAACGGGAAAAGGCGCTGATTTTTCTGGAGTCACTTGAACTGCAAGCAGTCCTGGCCGTCAAACTCAAAGAACGCTACCGCCTGGGCTGCCTACCTTTTGTCATTAACGGCAAGGTACCCGGTGCTGTGCGACAACAGTACGTCCAGGCCTTTCAGGAGAATCGGGGCGTGTTCGACGTGATGATCTTGTCTCCCCGGGCCGGAGGGGTAGGATTGACGTTAACGGCGGCCAATCATGTTATCCACCTCTCACGATGGTGGAACCCGGCCATCGAAGATCAATGCACAGACCGCATTTACCGTATCGGACAAGACAAAGACGTGCATGTCTATTACCCCATGGCCATTCACAGCCAGCCACACCTGAGAGATTTTAGCTTCGACCTCAGACTACATGAACTCCTTGAACACAAACGGAAGACAAGCAAAGATATTTTATTACCTCCCGAGGATGGACATGAAGCTGAACACCTCACGAAAGGCGTTATCCCTATACACGTTGAAACACACTAG
- a CDS encoding EH signature domain-containing protein: MTPGLNELLRTWQQSGQRIRPLTFDPSRTVKAAKDVGEGRDQPTRSLIDLQALQARLTQAARSRDFSGLDVLDWRYSTLCLEKSALLADLSLLRAYLEALAQRVRSRLLRGLARVYINVFTTFPQAATLLASFLVPRADALGRRWTEPAARFRLFDPTIVVDRLADCLLRLDSVATGGVAAVFDQAGLPPGLAASELGVRAFQVALTRASENGGRLRSLAIAQRIVDLSTTDQGGLFLQGISSVVQAITDALLLPFRTITAPEPVRDLVETFLLRQLRDPRLDAALWHPVQAEALAVMHGWLTEQSLELFLGIVDKVADQDENARRMWLMRGKFWRAFHRKGYIDQAWVVLGLNGVREVKRIIARTDASPGKALSYAELTQSTNIANHIALIMKIDSLIVVDWSHNGRCHIWHERNSAAPALYKRFYRKDDLESASEKPGPYTHYAHGSWRESVANHIREQTGRSISPNDYS, from the coding sequence ATGACCCCTGGACTCAATGAGCTGCTGCGGACCTGGCAGCAATCAGGACAACGAATTCGCCCACTGACTTTTGATCCTTCAAGAACGGTGAAGGCTGCCAAGGACGTCGGGGAGGGAAGGGACCAGCCCACCCGGTCGCTCATTGATCTCCAGGCCCTACAGGCTCGCCTGACTCAGGCCGCCCGCAGCCGAGACTTTTCCGGTTTGGACGTGCTTGATTGGCGCTACTCCACGCTTTGTCTGGAGAAGAGTGCTCTATTGGCAGATCTCTCGTTGTTGCGGGCCTATCTGGAGGCCCTGGCCCAACGGGTCCGAAGTCGACTGTTGCGGGGGTTGGCCAGAGTTTATATCAATGTCTTCACGACGTTCCCCCAGGCCGCAACCCTGCTGGCCTCTTTTTTGGTCCCCCGCGCCGACGCTCTGGGCCGACGGTGGACTGAACCCGCAGCACGCTTTCGCCTATTCGATCCGACCATCGTTGTGGACCGCTTAGCAGACTGCCTGCTGCGTCTGGATAGTGTTGCAACCGGGGGTGTTGCTGCCGTCTTCGACCAAGCCGGCCTGCCGCCGGGCCTAGCTGCTTCTGAACTTGGTGTTAGGGCCTTCCAGGTGGCCCTGACGCGAGCCTCGGAAAACGGCGGCAGGTTGCGATCCCTGGCAATTGCCCAACGCATCGTCGACTTGTCCACCACCGATCAAGGCGGCCTGTTTCTCCAGGGGATATCCTCCGTAGTCCAGGCAATTACTGATGCCTTACTCCTGCCTTTTCGGACGATTACAGCTCCGGAACCTGTCCGCGATCTGGTGGAGACATTTCTCCTGCGTCAGTTGCGCGACCCCCGTCTGGACGCGGCTCTATGGCATCCCGTTCAAGCCGAGGCCCTAGCAGTGATGCATGGCTGGCTGACGGAGCAGTCTTTGGAGTTGTTTCTGGGCATTGTGGACAAGGTAGCCGACCAGGATGAGAATGCCCGTCGAATGTGGCTGATGCGTGGAAAATTCTGGCGAGCCTTCCATAGAAAGGGCTACATTGACCAAGCCTGGGTAGTGCTTGGATTGAACGGCGTGCGCGAGGTCAAGAGGATCATCGCACGCACGGATGCTTCTCCGGGAAAGGCACTAAGCTATGCCGAGCTTACACAATCAACCAACATTGCCAACCACATTGCGTTAATCATGAAAATTGACTCCCTGATTGTGGTGGATTGGAGCCACAACGGACGCTGCCATATTTGGCATGAACGAAATAGCGCTGCCCCAGCCTTATACAAACGATTTTATCGCAAAGATGATCTTGAGTCCGCTTCAGAAAAACCTGGCCCGTATACGCACTATGCTCATGGTTCATGGCGAGAAAGCGTCGCCAACCATATCCGTGAGCAAACCGGCCGCTCCATTTCTCCTAACGACTATTCCTAA
- a CDS encoding OmpA/MotB family protein gives MAINEYQSGDDDHEQNFFVSMTDMMVGMLFLFIIMLMFFAMKFSDDSVDLREQNVLLEAQRKAAEDEKNRLRAQLDLIQGAQQARQAVVEQVYQSLKDQGVTVLIDRDNGILRLPESILFPVSKAELLPEGKEAVTKLARALAQVLPCYATLPNDAPPADCPPTAFGLEALLIEGHTDSDGAEDMNWRLSMERALHTYQVMTHEQPALGALRSRQIRASQDGIGGAGYPLMSVAGYGLKRPVAPNTSPENKRRNRRIDIRFIMTPPSEKEVNAAKRLLE, from the coding sequence ATGGCCATCAACGAATATCAAAGCGGTGACGACGATCACGAGCAAAATTTTTTCGTGTCCATGACTGACATGATGGTCGGCATGCTATTCCTGTTCATCATCATGCTCATGTTTTTTGCTATGAAGTTTAGCGATGATTCCGTTGATCTGCGCGAGCAGAACGTGCTATTAGAAGCACAACGCAAGGCCGCAGAAGATGAAAAAAATCGACTGCGTGCTCAGCTGGATCTGATCCAGGGAGCTCAGCAGGCACGCCAGGCTGTCGTGGAACAGGTGTACCAGTCTCTCAAAGACCAGGGCGTGACGGTGCTCATTGACCGCGACAATGGCATTCTGCGCTTGCCTGAGTCTATCCTATTTCCGGTGAGCAAGGCAGAACTACTTCCAGAGGGCAAGGAAGCGGTGACCAAGTTGGCCCGGGCCTTGGCCCAGGTCCTGCCCTGCTACGCCACCCTCCCGAACGACGCACCGCCAGCCGATTGCCCACCAACGGCCTTCGGACTGGAGGCTCTGCTGATTGAGGGACACACGGACTCCGACGGGGCTGAGGACATGAACTGGCGGTTATCCATGGAGAGGGCCTTGCATACTTACCAAGTCATGACCCACGAACAGCCCGCGCTGGGAGCCCTTCGCAGCCGTCAGATCCGGGCCAGCCAGGATGGGATCGGGGGAGCAGGCTATCCGCTTATGTCCGTGGCAGGCTACGGACTCAAGCGGCCGGTAGCGCCCAACACTAGCCCGGAAAACAAACGGCGCAACCGCCGAATAGACATCCGCTTCATCATGACCCCGCCCAGCGAGAAAGAGGTCAACGCCGCCAAGAGGCTGCTTGAATGA
- a CDS encoding M48 family metallopeptidase — MRYKDIEYSLTRSNRKTASLHIERDGSVSLIVPESLSQEKIEEILEAKRLWIYRGLADWRERNAARVNREFVNGEGFLYLGRSYRLRWVDEQKEPLLLKDGRFLLRRPAAGKPAPDPAEAFKEFYRTKGRDRIGQRTAFYEPKLGVISKAVRVMELGHRWASCSTDAVLNFHWKCMMAPLKVLDYIVVHELAHLIHPRHTADFWSSVDRILPDYRERRDWLRDNGAMMEI; from the coding sequence ATGCGCTACAAAGACATCGAGTATTCGCTGACCCGCAGCAACCGCAAAACCGCCAGCCTCCATATTGAACGCGACGGCTCCGTCTCGCTCATTGTCCCCGAGTCCCTCTCCCAGGAAAAAATCGAGGAAATCCTGGAAGCCAAACGCCTGTGGATTTACCGAGGCCTGGCCGATTGGCGCGAGCGCAACGCCGCCCGGGTGAATCGCGAGTTCGTCAACGGTGAAGGCTTCCTCTACCTCGGCCGCTCCTACCGCCTGCGTTGGGTGGACGAGCAAAAGGAGCCCCTCCTGCTCAAAGACGGCCGGTTCCTGCTGCGCCGCCCCGCAGCAGGCAAGCCGGCCCCTGATCCCGCCGAAGCGTTCAAGGAATTTTACCGCACCAAAGGCCGGGACCGCATCGGCCAGCGAACGGCGTTCTATGAACCCAAGCTCGGCGTTATATCCAAGGCCGTACGAGTCATGGAACTCGGCCATCGCTGGGCCTCATGCTCGACTGACGCCGTGCTCAATTTCCACTGGAAATGCATGATGGCTCCGCTCAAAGTCCTCGACTACATCGTGGTCCACGAACTCGCCCACCTGATACATCCCAGGCATACGGCAGATTTCTGGAGCTCAGTCGACAGGATATTGCCCGACTATCGGGAACGCAGGGATTGGCTGAGGGATAACGGGGCGATGATGGAGATCTAG